One window of Papaver somniferum cultivar HN1 chromosome 9, ASM357369v1, whole genome shotgun sequence genomic DNA carries:
- the LOC113311378 gene encoding uncharacterized protein LOC113311378 has protein sequence MSPFQALYGYLPPHLSFLSNDTTSVAAVETYLKTRDYMIDIIEESLQQAQDRMKLYADSTRVERSFAEGDLFYIDLQPYRQASLYLRKNFKLSAKYYGSFKVLQKIGAVVYNFSCHLMSAKYLSVHVSLLLVSVHLTVDVLLV, from the exons ATGTCTCCTTTCCAGGCATTGTATGGCTATTTACCTCCACATTTGTCCTTCCTATCTAATGATActacttctgttgctgctgttgagacTTACTTGAAAACAAGGGACTATATGATTGACATTATCGAAGAATCTCTACAGCAAGCTCAAGATAGAATGAAACTTTATGCAGATTCCACaagagttgaaagatcatttgcagAAGGCGATTTGTTCTATATCGATCTCCAACCTTACAGGCAAGCATCACTGTACTTGAGAAAGAATTTCAAGCTGTCAGCTAAATACTATGGATCCTTCAAAGTTCTGCAAAAGATTGGTGCAGTGGTCTACAACTTCAGCTGccatctgatgagtgccaaatatt TATCAGTTCATGTTAGTTTACTGTTAGTATCAGTTCAT CTCACTGTTGATGTGTTATTAGTATAA